In Chloracidobacterium sp., the following proteins share a genomic window:
- a CDS encoding glycosyltransferase family 39 protein, producing MPDRTARAGTGSFPLILLHLLIVIPLAFSLNIWAEEAATLYSTQHGLLSAIRHAAIDERQAPLYFWIMSLWRSIDASIFFARLFSIICSVAAIRVFAGTARRMFSREATLLATAFFAIHPVLVWASTEIRSYSLLVLLSVISVRFFLDIFLESDGRRNARWLWLAFTAIVAAYTSCYLLLLFAGFLAAFLVAGRWEQARRYLLIAAVAAIACVPLIFIVKPQPGGDARSALRLIDGLRILWDGLLTFILPTELFSSSAVTAASTTRTWIVLTGLGTIILAVIRRRDSISRLTAALGPVTGVSAAMLLGACFASGPFREPRGVVVVLFVPVLFFAASLLTDLFNRTNERTARLASLAAGFVVLASFSYALLNLYPAGVKRGDWARIGAFIQENERPGQPIVVFPAFDAMALPYHYRGLNHILPVGNLFEFSTGTSSDPVLSRAREADSVITQIPGDTEEIWLVTGEICRTTRDCAPLDNFVAANYTIVIEKDFYLEKLFLLRRKTP from the coding sequence ATGCCCGACAGAACCGCGAGAGCAGGGACAGGCTCATTCCCGCTCATTCTGCTTCATTTGCTTATCGTTATTCCGCTCGCATTCTCGCTCAATATCTGGGCGGAGGAGGCGGCAACACTCTACTCGACACAGCATGGATTACTGTCAGCTATCCGGCACGCGGCAATAGACGAGAGGCAGGCGCCGCTGTATTTCTGGATCATGAGCCTGTGGAGGTCGATCGACGCATCGATCTTTTTTGCCCGCCTTTTCTCGATCATTTGCAGCGTGGCGGCCATACGTGTCTTTGCCGGAACTGCCCGGCGTATGTTCTCACGCGAAGCAACGCTCCTGGCGACAGCTTTTTTCGCCATTCATCCGGTGCTCGTATGGGCAAGCACTGAGATACGCTCCTATTCGCTTTTAGTGCTGCTGTCGGTGATCTCGGTCAGGTTCTTCCTCGACATATTTTTGGAGAGCGATGGGAGGCGAAATGCACGCTGGCTCTGGCTGGCATTCACGGCGATCGTGGCTGCCTATACGAGCTGCTATCTGCTGCTTCTGTTTGCGGGCTTCCTTGCGGCCTTTCTCGTTGCCGGCAGATGGGAGCAGGCGAGGCGATACCTGCTGATCGCAGCCGTCGCGGCGATAGCGTGCGTTCCTCTCATCTTCATCGTGAAGCCGCAGCCCGGCGGTGATGCTCGATCGGCCCTTCGTCTGATCGACGGCCTTCGGATTCTTTGGGATGGTCTTTTGACGTTTATTCTGCCAACTGAACTATTCTCATCGTCTGCGGTTACGGCGGCCTCGACCACCCGGACATGGATAGTGCTGACCGGTTTGGGAACGATAATTCTTGCCGTGATTCGACGTCGGGATTCGATCTCGCGCCTAACGGCCGCTCTCGGCCCCGTTACGGGTGTCTCAGCGGCGATGTTGCTTGGGGCATGCTTCGCCAGCGGGCCGTTTAGGGAGCCGCGTGGGGTTGTGGTGGTCCTGTTTGTTCCCGTCCTCTTCTTTGCCGCATCACTCCTGACCGACCTCTTCAATAGGACCAACGAACGGACGGCGAGACTGGCGTCGCTCGCCGCAGGTTTCGTCGTCCTTGCATCATTCTCGTACGCGCTGTTGAACCTATATCCCGCCGGTGTCAAACGCGGCGATTGGGCCCGGATCGGTGCCTTCATTCAGGAGAATGAACGTCCCGGCCAGCCGATCGTCGTTTTCCCGGCCTTTGACGCAATGGCCCTGCCATACCATTATCGAGGCCTGAATCATATATTGCCGGTAGGGAATCTCTTCGAGTTTTCGACAGGAACGTCATCGGACCCGGTGTTGAGCCGTGCAAGGGAGGCCGATAGCGTCATCACACAGATCCCGGGCGACACCGAGGAGATCTGGCTTGTCACGGGCGAGATATGCCGGACGACGCGGGACTGCGCCCCGTTGGATAATTTTGTGGCGGCAAATTACACTATAGTCATCGAAAAGGATTTTTA
- a CDS encoding polysaccharide deacetylase family protein, translating into MKIASLSLDLDNQWSYMKTHGDAGWESFPSYLDQAVPRILDLLRERGLKITFFVIGQDAALEKNREAIAAIAADGHEIGNHSFNHEPWLHLYSRDELEEEFDRAESAIESVTGQRPIGFRGPGYSLSPAVLDLLGRRGYEYDCSTLPTYLAPLARAFFFLKSPTMAAAEREKLSKLFGKFSDGFQTLRPHFIEAAGRNLVEIPVTTFPLIKTPIHATYLQYLSAFSTTLAATYWKSALAACSITGVQPSMLLHPLDFLSGEDVPELRFFPGMNVPSAKKLEFLDNVIGAYATKFEVVNMSGHAKHFRDNAHAAVPQPEALL; encoded by the coding sequence ATGAAGATCGCCAGCCTGTCATTAGATCTCGATAATCAGTGGTCTTATATGAAGACGCACGGTGATGCGGGCTGGGAATCGTTCCCGTCGTATCTCGATCAGGCCGTGCCGCGAATACTGGATCTCCTCCGTGAGCGAGGCCTTAAGATCACCTTCTTCGTTATCGGGCAGGACGCAGCACTGGAAAAGAATCGCGAAGCCATCGCCGCGATCGCTGCCGACGGCCACGAGATCGGCAATCACAGTTTTAACCACGAGCCGTGGCTGCATTTGTATTCGCGAGATGAACTTGAAGAGGAATTTGACCGGGCCGAATCTGCGATCGAAAGTGTGACCGGTCAGCGTCCGATCGGTTTTCGCGGGCCCGGCTACAGCCTGAGCCCGGCCGTTCTCGATCTGCTCGGCCGGCGAGGATACGAATATGATTGCTCTACGCTGCCGACCTATCTCGCACCATTGGCAAGGGCGTTTTTCTTTCTCAAGTCGCCGACGATGGCGGCGGCCGAGCGTGAGAAGCTGAGCAAGCTGTTTGGCAAGTTCTCGGACGGCTTTCAGACGCTGCGGCCACATTTTATCGAGGCGGCGGGGCGAAACCTCGTTGAGATACCGGTCACGACCTTCCCCTTGATCAAAACGCCGATCCATGCGACCTATCTGCAATACCTGTCGGCGTTCTCGACAACGCTTGCGGCGACGTATTGGAAGTCGGCACTCGCGGCATGTTCAATAACGGGTGTCCAGCCCTCAATGCTGCTGCACCCGCTGGATTTCCTGAGCGGTGAGGACGTGCCGGAGCTGCGGTTCTTTCCGGGAATGAATGTGCCAAGTGCCAAGAAACTCGAATTCCTCGACAATGTGATCGGAGCGTACGCGACGAAGTTCGAGGTCGTGAATATGAGCGGACACGCGAAGCATTTTCGCGATAATGCCCATGCTGCAGTTCCACAACCGGAAGCTCTGCTTTAG
- a CDS encoding NAD(P)/FAD-dependent oxidoreductase, with product MQQRIAIVGSGFLGMTLAMRYADAGAQVTLFESAPEIGGLASVWDIGDIVWDKHYHVILASDRHTRNLIEEIGLGDELRWVETKTGFYTDGELLSMSNTKEFLTFPAIGLIDRLRLGATIFYASKVKNWRRLERLSVEKWLTRWSGRKTFEKIWKPLLKAKLGDAYKETAASFIWASIQRMYSARRSGMKREMFGYVRGGYARVLERFGEVLLGKGVEIRLNSRVESIQRLANGKVRISTNAARRNGDVKPNIVRQPTKYANFQAAVAIAPGFSGAFIAEPQMDIGAVVPFPGDRSVTEYDRVIMTCPSNTAEKVLKGLDPVERRKLSSIRYQGIVCASVMLKRSLSDYYVTNITDDTPFTGIIEMSAIVDKEEFNRNALVYLPRYIAPDNELFDRSDDEIEEYFLDALEVMYPHFDRSDVVAFKISRVRQVFPIPVVDYSTGLADMRSSVDGVHIVNSSHIVNGTLNINETVQLAERFFREDSAGER from the coding sequence ATGCAGCAAAGGATCGCAATCGTCGGCTCCGGCTTTCTCGGCATGACACTCGCAATGCGCTACGCCGACGCGGGAGCGCAGGTCACTCTTTTTGAATCCGCCCCCGAGATCGGCGGCCTCGCCTCGGTCTGGGACATCGGCGACATCGTTTGGGACAAGCATTATCACGTCATCCTGGCGTCTGACAGGCACACGCGCAACCTGATCGAGGAGATCGGACTCGGCGACGAACTGCGATGGGTCGAGACGAAAACGGGTTTCTATACCGACGGCGAACTGCTGTCGATGTCAAACACGAAAGAGTTTCTCACATTTCCCGCTATCGGCCTGATCGACCGGCTGCGTCTCGGGGCAACGATCTTTTATGCGTCGAAGGTAAAGAACTGGCGACGGCTTGAGAGGCTGTCGGTCGAGAAATGGCTGACGCGCTGGTCGGGGCGAAAGACATTTGAAAAGATATGGAAGCCGCTGCTCAAGGCCAAGCTCGGCGACGCCTATAAGGAAACGGCGGCGTCATTCATCTGGGCATCCATTCAGCGAATGTACTCTGCCCGTCGATCCGGAATGAAGCGCGAGATGTTTGGCTACGTTCGCGGCGGTTATGCCCGCGTGCTCGAACGCTTTGGCGAGGTCCTGCTGGGCAAGGGCGTGGAGATCAGGCTGAACTCGCGTGTCGAATCGATACAGCGGCTTGCAAACGGTAAGGTCCGGATCTCAACAAATGCCGCGCGGCGTAATGGCGACGTCAAGCCCAACATCGTCCGCCAGCCGACAAAGTATGCGAATTTCCAGGCCGCAGTGGCTATCGCCCCTGGCTTCTCAGGGGCATTTATCGCGGAACCGCAGATGGACATCGGCGCGGTGGTGCCGTTTCCCGGCGATCGCTCTGTCACGGAATATGACCGCGTGATAATGACCTGCCCGTCAAACACGGCTGAGAAAGTGCTCAAGGGGCTTGACCCGGTCGAGCGCAGAAAACTCAGCAGCATCAGATACCAAGGCATCGTCTGCGCCTCGGTAATGCTAAAACGCTCGTTGTCGGATTATTATGTGACAAACATTACCGACGACACGCCGTTTACGGGCATCATTGAGATGTCCGCAATAGTAGATAAGGAGGAATTTAACCGTAACGCGCTCGTTTATCTGCCGAGATATATCGCACCTGACAACGAGTTGTTTGACAGGTCGGACGACGAGATCGAGGAGTATTTCCTCGATGCGCTTGAGGTGATGTATCCGCACTTTGACCGCTCAGATGTGGTCGCCTTCAAGATCTCACGGGTTCGTCAGGTATTTCCGATCCCGGTCGTCGATTATTCGACCGGCCTCGCCGACATGCGCTCATCCGTTGACGGTGTGCATATCGTCAATTCGTCGCACATTGTGAATGGCACGCTCAATATCAACGAAACCGTTCAGCTTGCTGAACGATTCTTTCGCGAGGACAGCGCAGGAGAAAGATGA
- a CDS encoding glycosyltransferase: protein MTIETNPRRHLLTILVEDYFHVGAFENLIQQRNWSNFEPRYEQNTLKTLDLLDRYDTQATFFVLGWIAEHNPALVREIADRGHEVASRGYYHRSPRNLTPNEFREDLRRTNAVIEDACGQKVIGYRAAEKLAFDQSGWVLDTLANEGFVYDASFLPTSKTEKAKRIAHEIDTGDGSIWEFPYATTDLGIGLLPISGGNYLRQLPYTLMRKAVRNWHKNQDDPFVFYFHVWELDPEQPRISAASRLNRIRHYRKLDKMEWILNENLALYDCGGVADHLGVKGGLRSTPALAASLTEAPAAAVRAVEDLRPVSIVIPCYNEQESLPYLAKTLASVEGRLNNIGFRSELIFVDDNSQDETVRVMHSLFGERENVTIIRHEVNKGVAGGIMTGIRAAKTEFVCSIDCDCTFDPHELARMIPLMADGVDMVTASPYHKDGGVQNVPGWRLLLSKGASVLYRRVLRTKIASYTACFRVYRRSTMVNVNPTAPGFHGVPEMLGLLDLEGGKIVEFPTVLAVRLFGASKMNTLKTIVGTVKLLSRLAMLRIFGKSASIEPSLTPAELSPASDKLRK, encoded by the coding sequence ATGACGATCGAGACAAATCCCCGACGACATCTGCTCACCATTCTGGTCGAGGACTATTTCCACGTTGGAGCGTTTGAGAACCTGATCCAGCAGCGAAACTGGTCCAATTTCGAACCGCGTTATGAGCAGAATACGCTCAAAACGCTCGACTTGCTCGACCGGTACGATACACAGGCAACGTTCTTTGTGCTCGGTTGGATCGCAGAACACAACCCCGCACTGGTGCGCGAGATCGCAGATCGCGGCCATGAGGTCGCCAGCCGCGGATACTATCATCGAAGCCCGCGAAACCTGACGCCAAACGAGTTTCGCGAGGATCTCAGACGTACGAATGCGGTCATCGAGGACGCCTGCGGCCAGAAAGTTATCGGCTACCGTGCGGCGGAAAAGCTCGCGTTCGACCAAAGCGGCTGGGTACTCGACACACTGGCTAACGAAGGTTTTGTGTATGACGCTTCGTTCCTGCCGACGTCCAAGACGGAAAAGGCAAAACGCATCGCCCATGAGATCGACACCGGCGATGGCTCCATCTGGGAATTTCCCTATGCGACCACTGACCTCGGCATCGGGCTGCTGCCGATCTCAGGCGGGAACTATCTCAGGCAACTGCCGTATACGCTGATGCGCAAGGCAGTCAGGAATTGGCACAAGAATCAGGACGATCCGTTCGTTTTCTACTTCCACGTATGGGAACTCGACCCTGAGCAGCCGAGGATCTCGGCTGCATCGAGGCTCAACCGCATTCGCCATTATCGCAAGCTCGACAAGATGGAGTGGATCCTCAATGAGAATCTAGCCCTCTACGACTGTGGCGGCGTCGCCGATCACCTCGGCGTAAAGGGTGGCCTCCGTTCGACTCCGGCTCTTGCGGCCTCGCTGACCGAGGCTCCGGCGGCCGCTGTAAGAGCAGTCGAGGATCTTCGGCCCGTGTCGATCGTGATCCCGTGCTACAACGAGCAGGAATCTCTGCCATACCTCGCAAAAACGCTCGCCTCGGTCGAAGGCCGTCTGAACAACATCGGATTCCGGTCGGAACTGATCTTCGTGGATGACAACAGCCAGGACGAGACCGTTCGGGTCATGCATTCGCTCTTTGGCGAGCGCGAGAATGTAACGATCATCCGGCACGAGGTGAATAAGGGCGTCGCCGGCGGCATCATGACCGGCATACGGGCGGCAAAGACCGAGTTCGTGTGCTCGATCGACTGCGATTGCACTTTTGATCCTCACGAGCTGGCCCGGATGATCCCGCTGATGGCGGACGGTGTCGATATGGTGACCGCCTCGCCGTATCACAAGGACGGCGGAGTGCAGAATGTGCCCGGCTGGCGGCTTCTGCTCTCGAAGGGAGCATCTGTGCTCTACCGCCGCGTTTTGCGGACCAAGATCGCGTCCTACACTGCCTGTTTCCGCGTATATCGCCGCAGCACAATGGTCAATGTAAACCCGACGGCCCCCGGCTTTCACGGCGTTCCCGAGATGCTCGGGCTGCTCGACCTGGAAGGTGGCAAGATCGTCGAATTTCCCACGGTTCTGGCCGTTCGTCTGTTCGGTGCCTCGAAGATGAATACTCTGAAGACGATCGTCGGCACCGTTAAACTCCTCTCTCGCCTTGCGATGCTCCGTATCTTTGGGAAATCTGCCTCCATTGAACCTTCTTTAACCCCAGCAGAGCTAAGCCCGGCCTCGGACAAGCTCCGCAAATAA
- a CDS encoding ferredoxin family protein encodes MTYIVTTPCIDCKYTDCAAVCPVEAFHETPDRLLINPDNCIDCDACLPECPVEAIFSDMSYPPEYAEWLDKNAEAENYPIISTKVPALMGPKCEGPPE; translated from the coding sequence ATGACCTACATAGTCACCACACCCTGCATTGACTGCAAATACACTGACTGCGCCGCCGTCTGCCCGGTCGAGGCCTTTCACGAAACTCCGGACCGGCTGTTGATCAATCCCGATAACTGCATCGATTGCGATGCCTGCCTGCCGGAGTGCCCCGTAGAGGCGATCTTTTCGGACATGTCCTATCCACCCGAATACGCGGAATGGCTCGATAAAAATGCCGAGGCTGAAAATTATCCGATCATCTCAACCAAGGTCCCGGCACTGATGGGCCCAAAATGCGAGGGCCCGCCCGAATAA
- a CDS encoding DUF2085 domain-containing protein, producing MQRPVEYIPVEISSRFRRQAWRAWAVGLSVVVVWVLLIVLAPVAKANAVDAVASPLYTFFRFLCHQIPERSVHIAGEQFAVCSRCFGVYFGILLGFVILSAVARIDEIEPLPKVWLFLALIPIGIDWSLTFFGIWENTQASRFFTGLILGVACATFIVPAIVEITRNLSRRRTFVDSSS from the coding sequence GTGCAGCGCCCTGTCGAGTACATCCCGGTCGAGATCTCGTCCCGATTTCGCCGACAGGCGTGGCGGGCGTGGGCCGTCGGTCTCTCAGTGGTCGTGGTCTGGGTGCTCTTGATCGTCTTGGCACCGGTCGCAAAAGCGAATGCCGTCGACGCCGTCGCCTCGCCGCTTTACACATTCTTTCGTTTTCTCTGTCACCAAATCCCTGAGCGTTCCGTTCATATCGCAGGCGAACAGTTCGCGGTCTGCTCGCGCTGCTTCGGCGTCTATTTTGGCATTCTGCTCGGCTTTGTCATTTTATCCGCTGTGGCCCGCATTGACGAGATCGAACCGCTACCAAAGGTTTGGCTCTTCCTCGCTCTCATTCCCATCGGCATCGACTGGTCGCTCACTTTCTTTGGAATTTGGGAGAATACGCAAGCGTCGCGTTTTTTTACAGGTCTGATCCTAGGCGTCGCGTGTGCTACGTTCATCGTCCCGGCGATCGTCGAAATAACCAGAAACCTCTCCCGGCGGCGAACTTTCGTTGACTCAAGTTCGTAA
- a CDS encoding M28 family peptidase produces the protein MTTAGKVETKWTQNVAAVWEGRDPKLKDEMVAIGAHYDHVGINPNVPGDDKIFNGADDDGSGTTAVLSIAEALAKTRLRPRRSILFVWHCGEEKACGARIL, from the coding sequence ATGACAACGGCCGGGAAGGTCGAAACGAAATGGACGCAGAATGTCGCCGCCGTCTGGGAGGGCCGCGACCCTAAGTTAAAGGACGAGATGGTGGCGATCGGCGCGCATTACGACCACGTCGGGATCAATCCCAACGTGCCCGGCGACGATAAGATCTTTAACGGTGCTGATGATGACGGCTCCGGAACGACGGCCGTGCTGAGCATTGCCGAGGCCCTTGCTAAGACTCGGCTCAGGCCGAGACGGTCAATTTTGTTTGTTTGGCATTGCGGCGAGGAAAAGGCTTGTGGGGCGCGAATACTTTAA
- a CDS encoding GNAT family N-acetyltransferase produces the protein MPCLKDGTPIGNCGFVRRDTPGPDIGFAFLPEYERQGYGFESSQALSRYGREGLDSLRSSRSRHSIMMPRSGRWRSSASASGRSSRAMTSNSKLFHMLLS, from the coding sequence ATGCCGTGCCTCAAAGACGGAACGCCGATCGGCAATTGCGGCTTTGTCCGACGCGACACGCCGGGGCCGGACATCGGTTTTGCATTCCTGCCCGAATACGAGCGGCAAGGTTACGGTTTTGAATCTTCGCAGGCGTTGTCGCGATACGGGCGTGAGGGGCTTGATTCACTGAGGTCTTCGCGATCACGTCACTCGATAATGATGCCTCGGTCCGGTCGCTGGAGAAGCTCGGCTTCTGCTTCCGGGAGATCATCGCGAGCGATGACGAGCAATTCAAAACTGTTTCACATGCTGCTGTCCTGA